The following proteins are encoded in a genomic region of Fervidobacterium pennivorans DSM 9078:
- the ribD gene encoding bifunctional diaminohydroxyphosphoribosylaminopyrimidine deaminase/5-amino-6-(5-phosphoribosylamino)uracil reductase RibD → MGKSGVPNNDEFYMKIALRLAKKGLGFVNPNPPVGAVIVKDGNIIGRGYHTRFGALHAEREALLDAKKKGVDVSGATMYVTLEPCDHYGKTSPCTNAIIESGIKRVVIAARDPNPVSGDGIKKLLKNGIEVKVGVLEDEAKEVAKFFFKYVTTGLPYVTLKYASTLDGKIADKIGSSKWITQELRKEVHKLRSIHKAVLVGAETVLKDNPILNVRLPKMKFKNPDVVVLDENGRVLKKVIADIDKFELFNPNYDRRVIIFSSNQCQNIEFPEYVKVKTPENLSVENILKELAKEGIDSLLIEGGASVFSQFLPYADEVYGFYATKVFGKGKSIFEHLEIPVEESEIPFEIQNLKISKNMKELMVVMRRCSQGLFSTYVKDTSMVRG, encoded by the coding sequence ATGGGAAAGTCTGGAGTGCCTAATAATGATGAGTTTTATATGAAAATAGCTCTAAGGTTGGCTAAAAAAGGACTTGGTTTTGTTAATCCGAATCCTCCTGTTGGAGCGGTAATTGTAAAGGACGGGAACATAATAGGTAGAGGGTATCACACACGTTTTGGTGCTCTTCATGCTGAAAGAGAAGCTTTGTTAGATGCCAAGAAAAAAGGAGTCGATGTATCTGGTGCGACAATGTATGTAACGCTGGAACCTTGTGACCACTACGGAAAAACGTCGCCATGTACCAATGCGATTATTGAAAGTGGAATAAAAAGGGTAGTTATTGCAGCGCGCGACCCTAATCCGGTCAGTGGAGATGGGATTAAAAAACTGCTGAAAAATGGAATAGAAGTTAAAGTTGGGGTTCTGGAAGATGAAGCAAAGGAAGTTGCAAAGTTCTTCTTCAAATACGTTACGACCGGTCTTCCATACGTCACACTTAAATATGCTTCCACCCTTGATGGAAAGATTGCCGATAAAATTGGAAGTTCAAAGTGGATTACTCAAGAACTACGAAAAGAAGTGCATAAATTGAGAAGTATTCATAAAGCTGTCTTAGTGGGGGCTGAAACCGTGCTAAAAGATAATCCCATACTCAACGTTAGGCTACCAAAAATGAAGTTCAAAAACCCAGATGTCGTTGTTCTTGATGAGAATGGAAGAGTCTTAAAAAAAGTTATTGCCGACATTGATAAGTTTGAGTTGTTTAATCCCAATTACGATAGGAGAGTTATTATTTTTTCTTCAAACCAGTGCCAAAACATCGAATTTCCTGAGTACGTAAAAGTAAAGACTCCAGAAAATCTTTCTGTAGAAAACATTTTAAAAGAGTTGGCAAAAGAAGGTATCGATTCTTTGTTAATTGAAGGTGGTGCTTCTGTATTTTCACAATTTTTGCCCTACGCGGATGAGGTATACGGTTTCTATGCAACCAAGGTATTTGGTAAAGGGAAATCGATTTTTGAACATTTGGAAATTCCAGTCGAGGAAAGTGAAATACCATTCGAAATTCAAAATTTAAAAATCTCCAAGAATATGAAAGAACTAATGGTGGTGATGAGAAGATGTTCACAGGGATTATTCAGCACGTATGTAAAGGATACTTCGATGGTAAGAGGTTGA
- a CDS encoding riboflavin synthase — protein MFTGIIQHVCKGYFDGKRLIIENPWRCPKDSSHCVVIGESISVNGACLTVVKVDENLHFDVGVETLNKTNLRFEKYFNLERALRVGDSLSGHYVTGHVDGTTIFLSKQTAKNSVLMTFKKPREYWGIIQKGSIALNGISLTIASVSDETFTVQVIPHTLEKTNLKFLVPGSPVNYEIDIFARYMKGVLDTWMRNLYNLSEMTF, from the coding sequence ATGTTCACAGGGATTATTCAGCACGTATGTAAAGGATACTTCGATGGTAAGAGGTTGATTATCGAAAACCCTTGGCGATGTCCCAAAGACAGTTCACACTGTGTTGTCATTGGTGAAAGTATATCCGTCAATGGCGCATGTTTAACTGTGGTTAAGGTTGACGAAAACCTACACTTCGATGTCGGAGTGGAAACTTTGAATAAGACAAACCTGCGTTTTGAAAAGTATTTCAACTTAGAACGGGCGTTACGAGTGGGAGATTCGTTGTCTGGTCATTATGTTACAGGACACGTTGATGGGACAACTATTTTCCTTTCAAAACAAACTGCGAAAAATTCCGTGCTTATGACTTTCAAAAAACCAAGAGAATACTGGGGAATTATACAAAAAGGTTCAATAGCCCTTAACGGTATAAGCTTAACAATAGCATCTGTATCCGACGAAACATTCACAGTCCAAGTAATTCCACATACTCTCGAGAAAACCAACTTAAAGTTCTTAGTCCCAGGTTCACCTGTAAATTATGAAATCGATATTTTTGCGCGATATATGAAAGGGGTGTTAGATACATGGATGAGGAATTTGTACAATCTATCAGAGATGACTTTTTAA